The Anabrus simplex isolate iqAnaSimp1 chromosome 1, ASM4041472v1, whole genome shotgun sequence genome window below encodes:
- the Mesh1 gene encoding guanosine-3',5'-bis(diphosphate) 3'-pyrophosphohydrolase MESH1 translates to MSSNQSFQEEEEMNNMSVDVVTSIIKCVNFAAIKHKTQTRKDQEKTPYINHPIGVAYILTEEAKVRDLDVILGAILHDTVEDTDTTFDEIESIFGPKVRRIVEEVTDDKTQSKEERKRLQIVHAPTSSPQAKLVKLADKLYNLRDLNRSTPVGWTNERVHNYFVWSKQVVDGLKGTNKEMENELYSLFKERNI, encoded by the exons ATGTCGTCCAACCAAagttttcaagaagaagaagagatgaatAATATGTCTGTTGATGTCGTAACTTCTATTATCAAATGCGTAAATTTTGCTGCAATTAAGCATAAAACTCAAACAAGAAAGGATCAAGAAAAAACTCCGTATATAAACCACCCCATTG GTGTGGCATATATTTTAACAGAAGAAGCCAAAGTAAGAGACTTAGACGTAATATTAGGTGCTATTTTGCATGACACTGTAGAAGATACTGATACCACCTTTGATGAAATAGAAAGTATTTTTGGTCCTAAAGTACGAAGAATTGTTGAAGAGGTAACAGATGACAAAACTCAATCTAAGGAAGAACGCAAAAGACTCCAGATAGTCCATGCTCCAACTTCAAGTCCTCAAGCAAAATTAGTGAAATTAGCCGACAAATTGTATAATTTACGTGACCTAAATCGATCAACGCCTGTGGGTTGGACTAATGAGCGTGTTCATAATTATTTTGTTTGGTCTAAACAAGTAGTTGATGGTCTAAAAGGCACAAAtaaagaaatggaaaatgaattgtattcattgtttaaagaaaggaatatttaa